In Ischnura elegans chromosome 9, ioIscEleg1.1, whole genome shotgun sequence, the following proteins share a genomic window:
- the LOC124165803 gene encoding uncharacterized protein LOC124165803 isoform X2: MVDHPGLATNRIVGPQAAAQKQQLWAQLTIRLNACSSGATKTAEKWAKDWRCDTKQKAARIMGHARGTGGGPSLKVTALTPLEETLLGLLGQVAVEGHLDVPDSMQVELFAES, translated from the exons ATGGTGGACCACCCGGGGTTAGCCACTAATAGAATAGTTGGCCCACAAGCTGCTGCCCAGAAGCAGCAGCTGTGGGCACAGCTAACTATACGCCTTAACGCCTGCTCCAGTGGAGCAACAAAGACGGCGGAGAAGTGGGCTAAG GACTGGCGGTGCGACACGAAGCAGAAAGCTGCCAGGATTATGGGGCATGCCAGAGGGACAGGAGGAGGGCCATCCCTCAAAGTGACAGCCCTCACTCCTCTTGAGGAGACATTGCTTGGGTTGTTGGGCCAAGTGGCTGTGGAGGGCCATTTAGATGTACCTGACTCCATGCAGGTAGAACTATTTGCTGAATCGTAG
- the LOC124165803 gene encoding uncharacterized protein LOC124165803 isoform X1 — MVDHPGLATNRIVGPQAAAQKQQLWAQLTIRLNACSSGATKTAEKWAKVWQDWRCDTKQKAARIMGHARGTGGGPSLKVTALTPLEETLLGLLGQVAVEGHLDVPDSMQVELFAES, encoded by the exons ATGGTGGACCACCCGGGGTTAGCCACTAATAGAATAGTTGGCCCACAAGCTGCTGCCCAGAAGCAGCAGCTGTGGGCACAGCTAACTATACGCCTTAACGCCTGCTCCAGTGGAGCAACAAAGACGGCGGAGAAGTGGGCTAAG GTTTGGCAGGACTGGCGGTGCGACACGAAGCAGAAAGCTGCCAGGATTATGGGGCATGCCAGAGGGACAGGAGGAGGGCCATCCCTCAAAGTGACAGCCCTCACTCCTCTTGAGGAGACATTGCTTGGGTTGTTGGGCCAAGTGGCTGTGGAGGGCCATTTAGATGTACCTGACTCCATGCAGGTAGAACTATTTGCTGAATCGTAG